One Callospermophilus lateralis isolate mCalLat2 chromosome 6, mCalLat2.hap1, whole genome shotgun sequence genomic region harbors:
- the LOC143400805 gene encoding putative uncharacterized protein ZNRD1-AS1 isoform X4 → MSRKCQEEYETLCREQAVSLDYWLAKAESYYNKRLVEMLKEEKTGNEMNTEMEEKTTQSIEGQKQYYWVPERERKQIQRHIHRTGQAREFKSKTFRQPRPLSATILPKIKPEKHSIPKAQRRKQVNEREQMQIKDHQERMIRGRELIEQKLKERILRKSQSQLPTYEKQERIQKEVKEFERVIAYPLFQPRNRSRIKVNILMEKHQNTEEVDTIIKPHQRRFLVVPPFLKSQIRKIKD, encoded by the coding sequence ATGAGTAGGAAATGTCAAGAAGAGTATGAAACACTCTGTAGGGAACAAGCTGTTTCTCTTGACTACTGGCTTGCCAAAGCAGAGTCTTATTATAATAAAAGATTAGTGGAAATGTTGAAAGAAGAGAAGACTGGCAATGAAATGAATACAGAAATGGAGGAGAAAACAACCCAAAGCATAGAGGGACAAAAACAGTACTATTGGGTACCTGAGAGAGAGAGGAAACAGATACAAAGGCACATACATCGAACAGGCCAGGCCAGAGAATTTAAAAGCAAAACATTTAGACAACCAAGACCCCTCAGTGCAACAATATTACCAAAAATTAAGCCAGAAAAGCATAGCATCCCAAAAGCACAGAGAAGAAAGCAGGTAAATGAGAGAGAACAGATGCAAATTAAAGATCATCAAGAACGCATGATTCGAGGGAGAGAACTTATAGAGCAAAAACTCAAGGAAAGAATTTTGAGGAAAAGTCAGAGCCAGCTACCTACATATGAGAAGCAAGAGAGAATACAGAAAGAGGTAAAAGAGTTTGAAAGAGTTATTGCATATCCACTTTTCCAGCCTCGCAATAGAAGTCGGATTAAGGTGAATATTCTTATGGAAAAGCATCAGAATACAGAGGAAGTGGATACAATTATAAAGCCACATCAAAGAAGATTTTTGGTTGTGCCACCCTTTTTGAAAAGccaaataaggaaaataaaagattAG